The following coding sequences are from one Candidatus Nitrosopumilus sp. SW window:
- a CDS encoding V-type ATP synthase subunit I, protein MVVADLKLGSIILPRSESPSAISRLTEFEWFHKIDTENDLVTPEIDDLLLEAQKTYQSIDDVIKGLGVPPTVGILEILFKGTIIKKKDYEIGEIEDMVNDLQKRAPSIIDEPAKLLEEQADTKRGIEEYRSLKETLEVAKKLNIDLSGFGLMKYFYTNLFVINSEDFEEISRALEGITFYKYDLESKDKAAILVICGIDDSEKALKVLRGFNANPFSIPDGMSQIPSEAYTNAEAKLKELTAKQAQIAKQIAGIKKKIRRDILVLHEEALVAKDVLETLRKPGGTKHFAVIQGFIPSKMEDKFRDITKQWTSLTEEITDPKHKEQIPTLFDNKKFVRTFEVITESQGIPGKGEADPTPMIALMWPIFYGLMFADLGHGLLLMGMGLLFKFKGQGNLSRWGMLIAISGAAAAIAGVGAGEAFGYHLDHMGPLEGLLEEGGALHSVSWIVGILSVAELTFEQVINILKVSLFIGIIHLVWAMVLRIKRLAKEGHKIVMYLEAIPNITLYGGIVVIMMCAIGSQYDVMNMYSKVHTEAVPWVTIFLGEWAQVWIVTRIAVVIVIASMAMMMVGGIMHAKRHPEDGGSAANVVMEVFLGKTVESLAHTISYARLGIMLLVHAALLLTVNNAFSSLGGSESVGAWAMIIGGNLGIMMIEGLIVYIQSLRLHLYEFFTKWYDGGSQPFRQIRPELIYNQFIWKRK, encoded by the coding sequence TTGGTAGTAGCCGATCTAAAACTTGGAAGCATAATTTTACCAAGAAGTGAGTCTCCAAGTGCAATTTCTAGACTAACAGAGTTTGAATGGTTTCATAAGATTGATACTGAAAATGACCTAGTCACACCAGAAATTGATGATCTTCTTTTAGAGGCACAAAAAACTTACCAATCAATTGATGATGTGATTAAAGGACTAGGAGTTCCACCAACTGTAGGAATTTTAGAAATTTTGTTCAAAGGAACTATCATCAAAAAGAAGGATTATGAAATTGGTGAAATTGAGGATATGGTAAATGATCTCCAAAAGAGAGCTCCATCAATAATTGACGAACCAGCAAAGCTTCTAGAAGAACAAGCAGACACAAAAAGAGGAATTGAAGAATATCGTTCATTAAAAGAGACTTTAGAAGTTGCTAAAAAACTCAATATTGATCTTTCAGGATTTGGATTGATGAAGTATTTCTATACAAATCTCTTTGTGATAAATTCTGAAGACTTTGAAGAAATTAGTAGAGCATTAGAAGGTATTACATTTTACAAATATGATTTAGAAAGTAAAGACAAAGCCGCAATTCTAGTAATTTGTGGAATTGATGATTCAGAAAAAGCACTCAAAGTACTTAGAGGCTTTAACGCAAATCCATTTTCCATTCCAGACGGCATGTCACAGATACCATCAGAAGCCTATACTAATGCTGAAGCAAAACTAAAAGAACTTACAGCAAAACAGGCACAAATTGCAAAGCAGATTGCAGGAATTAAGAAAAAGATTAGACGTGATATTCTTGTATTACACGAAGAAGCACTTGTTGCAAAAGACGTTCTTGAGACTTTAAGAAAACCAGGTGGGACTAAACACTTTGCAGTTATTCAAGGATTCATTCCAAGTAAAATGGAAGACAAGTTCAGAGACATTACAAAACAATGGACTTCACTAACTGAAGAAATTACAGATCCTAAACATAAAGAACAAATTCCAACATTATTTGATAATAAAAAATTCGTTAGAACTTTTGAAGTAATTACAGAAAGTCAAGGTATTCCAGGAAAAGGAGAAGCAGACCCTACACCAATGATTGCATTGATGTGGCCAATTTTCTACGGACTGATGTTTGCAGACTTGGGTCATGGTTTATTGTTAATGGGAATGGGATTGTTATTCAAATTCAAAGGACAAGGTAATCTTTCCAGATGGGGAATGTTAATTGCTATTTCTGGTGCAGCAGCAGCTATTGCAGGTGTAGGTGCAGGAGAAGCGTTTGGTTATCACCTTGATCATATGGGACCATTAGAAGGATTGTTAGAAGAGGGAGGAGCTTTACATTCAGTAAGTTGGATTGTAGGCATTCTCAGTGTTGCAGAATTAACATTTGAACAAGTAATCAATATTCTCAAAGTTTCATTATTCATTGGAATTATCCACCTTGTTTGGGCAATGGTTCTTAGAATCAAGAGATTAGCTAAAGAAGGTCACAAGATTGTCATGTACTTGGAAGCAATTCCAAACATCACACTCTATGGAGGTATTGTAGTTATCATGATGTGTGCAATTGGTTCACAATATGATGTCATGAACATGTATTCCAAAGTACACACAGAAGCAGTCCCATGGGTTACAATATTCTTAGGAGAATGGGCACAAGTTTGGATTGTTACAAGAATTGCAGTAGTAATTGTAATTGCATCTATGGCAATGATGATGGTTGGAGGAATAATGCATGCAAAGAGACATCCAGAAGATGGAGGTTCTGCAGCAAATGTTGTGATGGAAGTGTTCCTTGGTAAGACAGTAGAAAGTTTAGCCCACACAATCAGTTATGCTCGACTTGGAATTATGTTACTGGTCCACGCAGCACTGTTACTTACAGTAAATAATGCATTTAGTTCA
- a CDS encoding V-type ATP synthase subunit E, whose translation MANSALETTISKILEQTEKSVISNVESALNESLKSLDDSVPKLEQEFDKIIADGKKEADKIEKQIMGSADIEARNKQLMALEEAVDKVFSKALEQIANADRSGDYSNLIKTMIEEATQILGTSEITVITNAKDKDVVQSTLSQFSGAEMSSDTIDCLGGVVVKSKDGAMTFDNTIDARIERLKPLIRKEIASKFGVGE comes from the coding sequence TTGGCAAATTCTGCTTTAGAAACCACTATTAGCAAAATTCTTGAACAAACTGAGAAATCTGTCATTTCAAATGTTGAATCTGCTCTAAATGAATCTCTCAAATCACTTGATGATTCTGTTCCTAAACTTGAACAAGAATTTGACAAAATCATTGCAGATGGAAAAAAAGAAGCCGATAAAATTGAAAAACAGATTATGGGAAGTGCCGATATTGAGGCTAGAAATAAGCAATTAATGGCATTAGAAGAAGCAGTCGACAAAGTATTTTCAAAAGCACTTGAACAAATTGCAAATGCTGATCGCAGTGGTGATTATTCTAATTTAATTAAAACAATGATTGAAGAAGCAACTCAAATTTTGGGAACTTCAGAAATTACTGTTATTACAAATGCAAAAGACAAAGATGTAGTTCAATCAACTTTATCTCAATTCTCAGGAGCTGAAATGTCTTCTGATACAATCGATTGTCTTGGTGGAGTTGTTGTAAAATCAAAAGATGGTGCAATGACATTTGATAATACGATCGATGCAAGAATTGAACGTCTGAAGCCTTTAATAAGGAAAGAGATTGCATCCAAATTCGGGGTAGGAGAATAA
- a CDS encoding V-type ATP synthase subunit A: protein MAAQGRIVWVSGPAVRADGMSEAKMYETVTVGNSKLVGEVIRLTGDVAFIQVYESTSGLKPGEPVVGTGNPLSVLLGPGIIGQLYDGIQRPLRALSEASGSFIGRGITTTPVDMTKKYHFVPSVSNGDEVAAGNVIGTVQETDLIEHSIMVPPDHKGGKIANIVSEGDYDLETVLATTESDGQNVELKMYHRWPVRKPRPYKNRYDPTVPLLTGQRVIDTFFPIAKGGTGSIPGAFGTGKTVTLHQIAKWADSQVVVYIGCGERGNEMTEVLVEFPHLKDPRSGKPLMDRTVLVANTSNMPVAAREASIYTGVTIAEYYRDMGKDVVLVADSTSRWAEALREMSGRLEEMPAEEGYPSYLASRLAEFYERAGRVRAAGSPDRDGSVTLIGAVSPSGGDFTEPVTTHTMRFIKTFWALDAKLAYSRHYPSINWMNSYSGYLADIAKWWGENINEDWLSLRSEVYGVLQREDTLKEIVRLLGPEALPDEEKLILEVARMVKIGLLQQNSFDDVDTYCSPEKQYKLMKLLVDFYKKGQQAIKEGTPLADIRAMSSITSLLKARMDVKDDEMPKLDQLEKDMQEEFKSITGVKVSN, encoded by the coding sequence ATGGCAGCTCAAGGTAGAATTGTTTGGGTAAGTGGTCCTGCAGTTAGGGCCGATGGTATGTCTGAAGCAAAGATGTACGAAACAGTAACTGTTGGAAATTCAAAATTAGTCGGTGAAGTAATTAGATTAACAGGAGATGTAGCATTTATCCAAGTTTATGAATCAACAAGTGGATTAAAACCAGGTGAACCTGTAGTTGGTACTGGAAACCCACTTAGTGTTTTGTTAGGTCCTGGAATTATTGGACAACTTTATGATGGAATTCAAAGACCACTAAGAGCATTATCTGAAGCTTCTGGTTCCTTTATCGGAAGAGGTATTACAACTACTCCAGTTGACATGACCAAAAAGTACCACTTTGTTCCATCAGTTAGTAATGGTGATGAAGTTGCAGCAGGAAATGTAATTGGAACAGTTCAAGAAACTGATCTTATTGAACACTCTATCATGGTTCCACCAGATCACAAAGGTGGAAAAATTGCAAACATTGTATCTGAAGGAGATTATGATTTAGAAACTGTATTGGCAACAACTGAGAGCGACGGTCAAAACGTTGAACTCAAAATGTATCACAGATGGCCTGTAAGAAAGCCACGTCCATACAAGAATAGATACGATCCAACAGTTCCACTACTTACTGGACAACGTGTAATTGATACATTCTTCCCAATTGCAAAAGGAGGAACAGGTTCAATCCCAGGAGCATTTGGAACAGGAAAGACAGTTACATTACACCAAATTGCAAAATGGGCAGATTCTCAAGTTGTAGTTTACATCGGTTGTGGTGAGAGAGGAAATGAAATGACAGAGGTACTAGTCGAGTTCCCACATCTCAAAGACCCACGTAGTGGAAAACCACTTATGGATAGAACTGTACTTGTTGCAAATACTAGTAACATGCCAGTAGCAGCAAGAGAGGCAAGTATCTACACTGGTGTAACAATTGCAGAATATTATAGAGATATGGGTAAAGACGTTGTACTTGTAGCAGATTCTACAAGTAGATGGGCAGAAGCACTCAGAGAAATGAGTGGTAGATTAGAAGAGATGCCTGCAGAAGAAGGTTATCCATCATATCTTGCATCAAGATTAGCAGAATTTTATGAAAGAGCAGGTCGTGTTAGAGCAGCAGGAAGTCCAGACCGTGATGGTTCTGTAACTTTGATTGGTGCTGTTTCACCATCTGGTGGTGACTTTACAGAACCAGTTACAACTCACACCATGAGATTTATCAAAACATTCTGGGCTTTGGATGCAAAGCTAGCATACTCTAGACACTATCCATCAATTAACTGGATGAACAGCTATTCTGGTTATCTTGCAGATATTGCAAAGTGGTGGGGAGAAAACATCAACGAAGATTGGTTAAGTCTTAGAAGTGAAGTTTATGGTGTCTTACAAAGAGAAGATACACTAAAAGAAATTGTTAGACTCTTAGGACCTGAAGCACTTCCAGATGAAGAAAAATTAATTCTTGAAGTTGCAAGAATGGTAAAGATTGGTCTATTACAACAAAACTCATTTGATGATGTTGACACTTATTGTAGTCCAGAGAAACAATACAAACTAATGAAATTACTAGTTGACTTTTACAAGAAAGGCCAACAAGCAATCAAGGAAGGAACTCCTTTGGCTGACATTCGTGCAATGTCAAGTATTACTTCACTTCTCAAAGCTAGAATGGATGTCAAAGACGATGAGATGCCAAAACTTGATCAACTAGAAAAAGACATGCAAGAAGAATTCAAATCAATTACAGGAGTGAAAGTATCAAATTGA
- a CDS encoding V-type ATP synthase subunit B: MTAEGGVQYSKIAEIKGPLVIVDDVENAAFDELVEIETTDGERRLGKVLEVGNGKAIVQVFEGTTGLSIAATNAKFVGKVMEMPVSREVLGRVFDGLGRPKDGLPDPIADKFIDINGEPMNPEQREYPKDFIQTGVSVIDGMITLVRGQKLPIFSGSGMSHNLLAAQIARQASVIGTQDDFAVVFAAIGVQYSEAEYFRRSLEESGALKRSVLFLNTADDPAIERIITPRVALTVAEYLAFELGMHVLVILTDMTNYAEALREISAAREEVPGRKGYPGYLYTDLSTIYERAGKLNGKKGSVTQVPILSMPSDDITHPIPDLTGYITEGQIVLGRDLFRQGVYPPVNILMSLSRLMKDGIGEGSTRADHGEISNQVYDAYSRAQEVRALAGIVGKAGLTEIDLKYMDVGDVFENEFLSQATDENRTIEETLGILWKIVSKLPKNEITKIKDKYVEQYYKEE; this comes from the coding sequence TTGACAGCAGAAGGCGGAGTCCAATACAGTAAGATTGCAGAAATTAAAGGTCCTCTAGTTATTGTAGATGATGTTGAGAATGCAGCATTTGATGAATTAGTTGAAATTGAAACTACTGATGGTGAAAGAAGATTAGGTAAAGTTCTCGAAGTTGGAAACGGTAAAGCAATTGTCCAAGTTTTCGAGGGAACTACTGGATTATCAATTGCCGCAACAAATGCAAAGTTTGTAGGTAAAGTTATGGAAATGCCTGTTTCCAGAGAAGTACTTGGTAGAGTCTTTGATGGTTTAGGTAGACCAAAAGATGGACTACCAGATCCTATTGCTGATAAATTTATTGACATTAACGGTGAACCAATGAACCCAGAACAACGTGAATATCCAAAAGATTTCATTCAAACTGGTGTATCTGTTATTGATGGAATGATTACTCTAGTTAGAGGACAGAAACTTCCAATCTTTTCAGGTTCTGGTATGTCACACAATCTCTTAGCCGCCCAAATAGCAAGACAAGCAAGTGTAATTGGTACACAAGATGATTTTGCTGTAGTCTTTGCAGCAATTGGTGTGCAATACAGTGAAGCAGAATATTTCAGAAGAAGTCTTGAAGAATCTGGCGCTCTAAAAAGAAGTGTTCTTTTCTTAAACACAGCAGACGATCCTGCAATTGAGAGAATTATTACTCCTCGTGTTGCATTAACAGTTGCTGAATATTTGGCATTTGAATTAGGAATGCACGTTCTGGTAATTCTTACTGATATGACAAACTATGCAGAAGCACTCAGAGAGATTAGTGCAGCAAGAGAGGAAGTACCTGGAAGAAAAGGTTATCCTGGTTATCTTTACACTGACCTTTCAACAATTTATGAAAGAGCAGGAAAACTAAATGGAAAGAAAGGAAGTGTTACACAAGTTCCAATCTTGTCAATGCCTTCTGATGATATTACTCACCCAATTCCTGACCTTACTGGTTACATTACTGAAGGACAAATTGTACTTGGTAGAGATTTGTTCAGACAAGGAGTTTATCCACCAGTAAACATCTTGATGAGTCTCTCAAGACTGATGAAAGACGGTATTGGTGAAGGAAGTACCAGAGCAGATCATGGTGAAATTTCAAATCAGGTTTATGATGCATACTCTAGAGCACAAGAAGTCAGAGCACTTGCAGGAATTGTAGGTAAAGCAGGACTTACTGAAATTGATTTGAAATACATGGATGTAGGTGATGTCTTTGAAAATGAATTCCTCTCACAAGCAACTGATGAGAATAGAACCATTGAAGAAACATTAGGTATCTTATGGAAGATTGTATCCAAACTACCAAAGAACGAAATTACAAAAATCAAAGATAAGTACGTAGAACAGTATTACAAGGAAGAGTAA
- a CDS encoding V-type ATP synthase subunit D — protein MSFGQNVAATKIELFKYKKSSQVAIMVQKILDDKRKVLLKNIEEMIEEASKARGGIWEPLQDIYSSVNEAYLALGSSTVDSVAESTPSVMEVEVNVRRVVDVKIPALSVTEKDTKSMPYGFADTNSSIDRAAKQIKELLPKICKAAEYENSIFSLAKALEKTQKLLNALENVIIPQYQQKVRFIIATLEEREREEFAKLKKVKAKMESR, from the coding sequence ATGTCATTTGGACAAAATGTTGCTGCTACAAAAATTGAACTTTTCAAATACAAAAAATCTAGTCAAGTAGCCATAATGGTTCAGAAAATTCTAGATGATAAGCGTAAAGTCCTCCTAAAAAACATTGAAGAGATGATTGAAGAAGCCTCAAAAGCAAGAGGTGGAATCTGGGAACCATTACAAGACATCTATAGTTCTGTTAATGAAGCATATTTGGCATTAGGTTCTTCAACTGTAGACTCTGTTGCTGAATCCACACCTTCTGTTATGGAAGTAGAAGTAAATGTCAGAAGAGTTGTTGATGTAAAAATTCCTGCACTATCTGTTACTGAAAAAGATACAAAATCAATGCCATATGGATTTGCTGATACAAACTCCTCCATCGATAGAGCAGCAAAACAGATCAAAGAACTCTTGCCAAAAATCTGTAAAGCCGCAGAATATGAAAATTCAATTTTCAGTCTTGCAAAGGCATTAGAGAAGACTCAGAAATTACTTAATGCACTTGAGAATGTCATTATACCTCAATATCAACAAAAAGTGAGATTTATCATTGCAACTCTTGAGGAAAGAGAAAGAGAAGAATTCGCAAAGTTAAAAAAAGTCAAGGCAAAGATGGAGAGTAGATAA
- a CDS encoding ATP synthase subunit C gives MKTIVLLLMAAAVISISGSTSIAYAAEGDAAASSDSLKILGAGLAFGLAAFGAGIGLGQVGAAGLAVISENPALQSKVFIFVGMVESIAIYGIVMMFIILGQ, from the coding sequence ATGAAAACTATAGTCTTGTTACTTATGGCAGCAGCTGTAATTTCTATTTCAGGATCTACTAGTATTGCATATGCCGCAGAAGGAGATGCAGCAGCAAGTTCAGACTCTTTGAAGATTCTCGGTGCTGGTCTAGCATTCGGTCTTGCAGCATTTGGCGCTGGTATTGGTCTTGGTCAAGTAGGTGCAGCAGGTCTTGCAGTCATTAGTGAGAACCCAGCTTTACAATCTAAGGTGTTCATCTTCGTAGGTATGGTCGAATCAATCGCAATCTACGGTATAGTTATGATGTTTATCATCTTAGGACAATAG
- the pyrI gene encoding aspartate carbamoyltransferase regulatory subunit — MEQSELMVRRIKEGTVIDHIDEGKGLQVLNALRIDGKDGSLITIALNVPSGKFKKKDIIKVENKFLKDDDTNKIAVIAPKATINMIKDYKLVEKRRVSLPNEIDKIFRCSNPDCITNSTEHIESIMDVIDKEGTVLKCRYCARVLDVNKLKYY, encoded by the coding sequence ATGGAACAGTCCGAACTTATGGTTCGACGAATTAAGGAAGGCACTGTAATTGACCATATTGATGAAGGTAAAGGTCTGCAGGTACTCAATGCTTTGAGAATAGATGGCAAGGACGGCAGTCTAATTACCATAGCCTTGAATGTCCCAAGTGGGAAATTTAAGAAAAAAGACATCATCAAAGTAGAAAACAAGTTTCTAAAAGATGACGATACCAACAAGATTGCAGTAATTGCACCCAAAGCTACTATCAATATGATCAAGGACTACAAATTGGTAGAAAAGAGAAGAGTATCACTTCCAAACGAGATTGATAAGATATTTCGATGCTCAAATCCAGATTGCATTACAAACAGTACTGAGCACATAGAATCAATCATGGATGTAATTGACAAAGAAGGAACGGTTCTCAAATGCAGATATTGTGCAAGAGTGCTAGATGTAAACAAGCTAAAATATTATTAA
- the pyrB gene encoding aspartate carbamoyltransferase, translating into MNEFYKKDIISIKDYNKEQLEKIFASTDRIMQLNPSDRREICKGMTLAYLFYEPSTRTRLSFDSAMASIGGNSLGIADTNSSSTQKGESLADTVRIMSIYSDVLVLRHTLDGSSRFAAEVSDKPVINAGSGTEEHPTQAIQDLFTIKKEKKKIDGLKIGIVGDLKYGRTVYSLLYGLGNYDVDVRLISPESLRIRSDSTYEIKQRLDYTESTNIEEHIDDLDVLYVTRIQKERFPDEEEYLKVKGSYVVGLDLLKQMKDDSIILHPLPRIDEISTDIDKTKNAKYFEQAEYGKYTRAALLGLTLNENGF; encoded by the coding sequence ATGAACGAGTTCTACAAAAAAGACATAATTTCAATTAAGGACTATAACAAGGAACAACTCGAAAAAATCTTTGCATCAACTGATAGAATTATGCAATTGAATCCATCTGATAGGAGAGAAATCTGTAAAGGAATGACATTGGCATATCTGTTCTATGAGCCAAGTACTAGAACACGTCTAAGTTTTGATTCTGCAATGGCATCAATTGGAGGAAATTCTTTGGGAATTGCTGATACAAATTCTTCATCGACTCAGAAAGGTGAGAGTTTGGCTGATACTGTTAGGATAATGTCTATTTATTCGGATGTTCTAGTTTTACGACATACATTAGATGGTTCTAGTAGATTCGCAGCTGAAGTTTCAGACAAGCCTGTAATCAATGCAGGTAGTGGAACTGAAGAGCATCCAACCCAAGCAATTCAAGATTTGTTTACAATCAAAAAAGAAAAGAAAAAGATTGACGGACTAAAAATTGGAATTGTTGGTGATCTAAAGTATGGAAGAACAGTTTACTCTTTGTTGTATGGATTAGGAAACTATGATGTTGATGTTCGTTTAATTTCTCCAGAATCACTACGAATTAGATCTGATTCAACATATGAAATCAAACAGAGATTAGACTATACTGAATCTACAAACATTGAAGAACACATTGATGACTTGGATGTTCTTTATGTAACAAGAATTCAAAAAGAGAGATTCCCTGATGAAGAAGAATACCTCAAAGTAAAGGGTAGTTATGTTGTAGGATTGGACTTGCTCAAACAAATGAAAGATGATAGTATCATTTTACATCCACTTCCAAGAATTGATGAAATCTCAACCGACATTGATAAAACTAAAAATGCAAAATACTTTGAGCAAGCTGAATATGGAAAATACACACGTGCTGCATTATTGGGCTTGACATTAAACGAAAACGGCTTTTAG
- a CDS encoding LON peptidase substrate-binding domain-containing protein, whose amino-acid sequence MAETKVIPIFPLDLVLFPRQELPLRIFEPRYKQLVDDCMLGDGQFGVCLIDETNSVNGWSSPKKVGTIAKITKCEDVEMDGLQLHIETLGRNSFKIKKIIPPSIPQPENYDPLSVEGHQLISEMHEKVGTEEKMYIQAEVEMIPEIDENISLEQWEKLVEMWKKKIVKQALPQVVEPHSLDHVLEQYYLTTDTPTIDYIYSLSALGAKDPNDLQPILEATTMAELIQKVEELLTVK is encoded by the coding sequence TTGGCTGAAACTAAAGTAATTCCAATTTTTCCCTTGGACTTGGTATTGTTCCCTAGGCAAGAACTTCCTTTGAGAATCTTTGAGCCACGTTACAAGCAGTTAGTTGATGATTGTATGCTTGGAGATGGTCAATTCGGTGTTTGTTTGATTGATGAAACAAATTCAGTTAATGGCTGGAGCTCTCCAAAGAAAGTGGGTACTATTGCAAAAATCACGAAATGTGAAGATGTTGAAATGGATGGATTACAACTCCATATTGAAACCCTAGGACGAAATTCATTTAAAATTAAAAAAATTATTCCTCCTTCAATTCCACAACCTGAAAACTATGATCCACTTTCAGTTGAAGGACATCAACTAATCTCAGAGATGCATGAAAAAGTTGGAACTGAAGAAAAAATGTACATTCAAGCTGAAGTTGAAATGATTCCTGAAATTGATGAGAACATTTCTCTTGAGCAATGGGAAAAACTAGTAGAGATGTGGAAAAAAAAGATTGTCAAACAAGCATTACCTCAAGTCGTTGAACCTCACTCTTTAGATCATGTTTTAGAGCAATACTATCTTACAACTGACACTCCTACAATTGATTACATCTATTCCCTTTCTGCACTTGGAGCAAAAGATCCTAATGATCTACAACCAATACTGGAGGCTACAACAATGGCTGAATTGATTCAAAAAGTTGAAGAATTACTCACAGTAAAATAG
- a CDS encoding PEFG-CTERM sorting domain-containing protein, whose amino-acid sequence MSITKFSILALAACLLFPASSVYGHGLGIDTISSVNVAGKEISISVEMPMYFENEQEQITITATDKETNEPAKNVTFLIGLFHSNEMIFRNYFFTENGVLPIKISSQEGNDNFVINGEQDSLLGAYHGTESSPIEIAGSVFDSGGLYTFEIEVRTIDEPTNIIEDSGAYRADLSIVETSSHPQKDAEGNDVDFRMKSYFDKISNFQYNPVAKKVTFEMPFDWGESSMSHVSVIHEEVHFPKDFVEFLSPSYSGYVNGIELFKSSVSVDDYTEDHERIVHFVLLQDHLRFLKNEMKKSDEPLPDNIVFTLSTSEKTAFPLEAYTKSEDYKVNLSWDPADLEPGVETNFVFTIRDARTNEPLRNSDYTFVIIQNGQEIHRISGVAQVGGEFEKYTFAEDQTGPTIIKFENIRNTGQETEFGMVVAPEFGTIALLVLVISIASVIFVTRKNSFRLQLA is encoded by the coding sequence ATGTCGATTACAAAATTTTCAATATTGGCATTAGCAGCATGTTTGTTGTTTCCTGCCAGTAGTGTTTATGGTCATGGATTGGGAATTGATACCATATCATCAGTAAATGTTGCTGGAAAAGAAATCTCAATTTCAGTAGAGATGCCAATGTACTTTGAAAACGAACAAGAACAAATTACAATTACTGCAACTGATAAAGAAACAAACGAACCTGCAAAAAATGTTACATTTCTCATTGGATTGTTTCATAGTAATGAGATGATTTTTAGAAATTACTTTTTCACAGAAAATGGTGTTTTACCAATAAAAATTTCGTCACAAGAAGGAAATGATAATTTTGTAATTAATGGAGAACAAGACTCACTTTTAGGAGCATATCATGGAACTGAATCATCCCCAATTGAAATTGCAGGCTCTGTTTTTGATTCAGGTGGACTGTACACTTTTGAAATTGAAGTTAGAACAATTGATGAGCCTACCAACATCATAGAAGACTCAGGTGCATATCGTGCTGATTTGAGTATTGTTGAGACCAGTTCTCATCCTCAAAAAGATGCTGAAGGAAATGATGTGGACTTTAGAATGAAGTCATATTTTGATAAAATCTCAAATTTTCAATATAATCCTGTAGCAAAAAAAGTAACTTTTGAGATGCCTTTTGACTGGGGTGAGAGCAGCATGTCTCATGTCTCAGTTATACATGAGGAAGTACATTTTCCAAAAGATTTTGTTGAATTTTTATCTCCTAGTTATTCTGGATATGTAAATGGAATTGAATTATTCAAATCTTCAGTTTCAGTTGATGATTATACAGAAGATCATGAAAGAATAGTTCATTTTGTTTTGTTACAAGATCATCTTAGATTTCTGAAAAATGAAATGAAAAAATCAGATGAACCCCTACCTGATAATATTGTATTCACTTTATCCACTAGTGAAAAAACTGCTTTTCCATTAGAAGCTTATACAAAAAGTGAGGACTATAAGGTAAATCTATCATGGGATCCTGCAGATCTTGAACCTGGAGTTGAAACAAATTTTGTTTTTACTATTAGAGATGCAAGAACAAATGAACCTTTAAGAAATTCTGATTATACATTTGTAATTATTCAAAATGGTCAAGAGATACACCGTATATCTGGTGTAGCACAAGTTGGCGGTGAATTTGAAAAATACACATTTGCTGAAGATCAGACAGGACCTACAATAATTAAATTTGAAAACATACGAAATACTGGACAAGAAACTGAATTTGGGATGGTT